One Hymenobacter cellulosilyticus genomic window, CCCAGCATGGCCTGACTTATACCAACGTCGTGAACCTGAAGAACGGCAAGCTCAAGCGCGACGAACCGCGGCTGGTCCAGCGCGTGCTGCGTGCCCTGGGCGTGCCCACGGAAATCGTGCGCATCGACATCGGCAGCGGTGCCAACCAGTACGTGTTCGGCAGCAGCGAGCTACTAGCACAATTCCGCGAGCAGCTGGCCTTCTTCGACGCGGCCGCGCAGCGGGCCGGCAGCCCGCCGCTGACAACTAAACGCCGAATAGCTTTCCCCATTCGGCCGGTCAGGTGCGGAAGGGAGTTGGAGCTGTCCGGCTCCACTCCCCCAGCCCACCCCATGAACGCACCCCGGGAAAACGACCCTACCGAACTCGACCGCTTCAAGCGCGACATTGACCTGGTTGACTACGCCCAGCGCCAGGGCTACACCATCGAGAAGGAAAGCCGCCGCGGCGACTGGCATCACCTGGTCAAGGACGACGAGCACGTCATCGTCACGCGCAAGGGCGACCACCAAGTGTACCTGAACACCGGCGACGACCGCGACGCGGGCTCCATCATTGACTTTGCCAAAACCCGGGGCGGCGACGGCCACGGCCTGAACCTGGGCCAGGTGCGCCAGCAGCTGCGCGAATACCTCGACGGTGCCCCTGCTCCCGCCCGGGTGTACGCCACCCCGCCGGATGCCGCGCGCCTGAGCAGCCTGCCCGTAGGCGACCCGGAGCAGGCCCGGCAAGCCGAGGAGGAGCGCCGCACCCGCCTGATATCCGAGGTGCTGGGCGTCAAGAAGGAGTTCACTGACCGCAGCTACCTGCACGGGCGCGGCATTACCGACGCGACGCTGGATAACCCTGCCTTTCAGGGCCGCATCTTCACCGCGCAGCAGAACGAGCACAAGAACACGGCCTTTCCGCTCTACAACGAGCACGGGCTGGCCAGCGTCGAGCAGAAGAACGAGCACTACAAAAGCCTGCTGCCCCTGCCCAAAAACGGCATCTGGGTGTCGCACCCCACCGAGGGCAAGGACACGCCGGTGGAGCGCGTGGTGTGAGCGAGTCGGCCATTGATTCGCTTTCCCACTTCCAGCTCAAGCACGGGCAGGACCCGAAGAACACGCTCTACATTGCTACCAGCGGCACACCTACCGAGGCGCAGGTGGCCCTGATTCAGCGTGTCATCGACAAGCAGCAGC contains:
- a CDS encoding DUF3991 domain-containing protein is translated as MNLKNGKLKRDEPRLVQRVLRALGVPTEIVRIDIGSGANQYVFGSSELLAQFREQLAFFDAAAQRAGSPPLTTKRRIAFPIRPVRCGRELELSGSTPPAHPMNAPRENDPTELDRFKRDIDLVDYAQRQGYTIEKESRRGDWHHLVKDDEHVIVTRKGDHQVYLNTGDDRDAGSIIDFAKTRGGDGHGLNLGQVRQQLREYLDGAPAPARVYATPPDAARLSSLPVGDPEQARQAEEERRTRLISEVLGVKKEFTDRSYLHGRGITDATLDNPAFQGRIFTAQQNEHKNTAFPLYNEHGLASVEQKNEHYKSLLPLPKNGIWVSHPTEGKDTPVERVV